From Kineosporia succinea, the proteins below share one genomic window:
- a CDS encoding electron transfer flavoprotein subunit alpha/FixB family protein gives MSQVLVLVDHVDGAVRKTTSELLTIAARLGEPAAVFIGQGYDAAAASLAEYGAATVYVVEAEGLDEYLVAPKAEALAAVVQQAAQAGDPAAVLLASSGENKEIAGRLAVKLESGLITDAVDVQEGPVTTQSVFAAAFTVTASVTRGTPIITVKPNSAEPVAVAGVTPNVVTVPVTVSDAAKGAKITERRPKEKSGRPELTEAAVVVSGGRGTNGDFSAVESFADALGGAVGASRAAVDAGWYPHSTQVGQTGKQVSPTLYVASGISGAIQHRAGMQTSKTIVAVNKDPEAPIFELVDFGVVGDLFTVLPQATDEVAKRKG, from the coding sequence ATGTCCCAGGTACTCGTGCTGGTCGACCACGTCGACGGCGCCGTCCGTAAGACCACCAGCGAACTGCTCACCATCGCCGCCCGGCTGGGCGAGCCCGCCGCCGTGTTCATCGGCCAGGGCTACGACGCGGCCGCCGCCTCCCTGGCCGAGTACGGCGCCGCCACCGTGTACGTCGTCGAGGCCGAGGGCCTCGACGAGTACCTGGTCGCGCCCAAGGCCGAGGCCCTGGCCGCGGTCGTCCAGCAGGCAGCCCAGGCCGGCGACCCGGCCGCGGTGCTCCTCGCCAGCTCGGGCGAGAACAAGGAGATCGCGGGCCGTCTCGCCGTCAAGCTCGAGTCCGGCCTGATCACCGACGCCGTCGACGTGCAGGAGGGCCCGGTCACCACGCAGTCGGTCTTCGCCGCCGCCTTCACCGTCACCGCCTCGGTCACCCGGGGCACGCCCATCATCACCGTGAAGCCGAACTCGGCCGAGCCGGTGGCCGTCGCGGGCGTGACGCCGAACGTCGTCACCGTGCCGGTCACGGTGTCCGACGCGGCCAAGGGCGCGAAGATCACCGAGCGCCGCCCGAAGGAGAAGAGCGGTCGTCCCGAGCTCACCGAGGCCGCGGTCGTGGTCTCCGGCGGCCGGGGCACCAACGGCGACTTCTCCGCCGTCGAGAGCTTCGCCGACGCCCTGGGCGGTGCCGTCGGCGCCTCCCGCGCCGCGGTCGACGCCGGCTGGTACCCGCACAGCACGCAGGTCGGCCAGACCGGCAAGCAGGTCTCGCCCACGCTCTACGTGGCCAGCGGCATCTCCGGCGCGATCCAGCACCGGGCCGGCATGCAGACGTCCAAGACGATCGTCGCCGTCAACAAGGACCCGGAGGCGCCGATCTTCGAGCTCGTCGACTTCGGCGTCGTCGGTGACCTCTTCACGGTGCTGCCGCAGGCCACCGACGAGGTCGCGAAGCGCAAGGGCTGA
- a CDS encoding class I SAM-dependent methyltransferase, producing MQRHEKQPYGDALEVGAGSTFGFSLGLLQAGVVKRLWVSDLATSALTAARKRADQLGLRVEGDELGDPEMLPFADGRFDLVIAHALLHRRMDPAATLTEVLRVLRPGGRFVITGESTRVRDWASPGFARAQGSVGRVGMSRAGQARTRLPERLRTLTGAPDAGPAVPDRLRAVAAEAGAKDVMVKPEELLATVLPYPGAEPGAAVIRSRERLAQLDRKLSQFLPAAAFPTVGLTGRK from the coding sequence GTGCAGCGGCATGAGAAGCAGCCGTACGGGGACGCGCTCGAGGTGGGGGCCGGTTCTACGTTCGGGTTCTCGCTGGGGTTGTTGCAGGCGGGGGTCGTGAAGCGGCTGTGGGTCAGTGATCTCGCGACGTCGGCTCTGACGGCGGCGCGGAAACGGGCGGACCAGCTTGGACTTCGGGTGGAGGGGGACGAGCTCGGGGACCCGGAGATGCTGCCGTTCGCGGACGGGCGCTTCGACCTGGTGATCGCGCACGCCCTGCTGCACCGGCGGATGGATCCGGCGGCGACGCTGACGGAGGTCCTGCGGGTGTTGCGTCCGGGCGGGCGGTTCGTCATCACCGGGGAGTCGACCCGCGTGCGGGACTGGGCGTCGCCCGGGTTCGCGCGGGCTCAGGGCAGCGTCGGGCGGGTCGGGATGTCGCGGGCGGGGCAGGCCCGCACCCGGCTGCCCGAACGGCTGCGCACCCTGACGGGCGCCCCCGACGCCGGGCCGGCCGTGCCCGACCGGCTGCGCGCCGTCGCGGCCGAGGCCGGGGCCAAGGACGTGATGGTCAAGCCCGAGGAGCTGCTCGCCACGGTGCTGCCGTACCCGGGTGCGGAGCCGGGGGCGGCGGTGATCCGCTCCCGCGAGCGGCTGGCCCAGCTGGACCGGAAGCTGTCGCAGTTCCTGCCTGCGGCCGCGTTCCCCACCGTGGGGCTGACCGGCCGGAAGTAG
- the mnmA gene encoding tRNA 2-thiouridine(34) synthase MnmA: MRVLAAMSGGVDSAVAAARAVDAGHEVVGVHLALARNPQTLRAGARGCCTIEDAGDARRVADILGIPFYVWDLAERFQQDVIDDFVAEYKIGRTPNPCVRCNQKIKFAALLDKAVALGFDAVSTGHYAQMLDGPHGPELHRAVDMGKDQSYVLAVLPPDRLARSLFPLGDTRKEDVRIEAAERGLRVASKPDSHDICFISDGDTQGFLAKRLGEKPGPIVDSEGQQLGEHSGAYGFTVGQRRGLAIGTPAADGRPRYVLSIEPVSNTVVVGSAEELKVRAITGAEATWCAPVPEPGAAVSVQVRAHGREVPARVVSLGSSTGPGSGAGSLQTLPATVHVELDEPISGVATGQTLVLYRGTQVIGSSTISATA, from the coding sequence ATGCGAGTACTGGCTGCGATGAGCGGCGGCGTGGATTCCGCCGTGGCTGCCGCGCGCGCCGTCGACGCCGGTCACGAGGTGGTCGGCGTGCACCTGGCGCTGGCCCGCAACCCGCAGACCCTGCGCGCCGGGGCCCGGGGCTGCTGCACGATCGAAGACGCCGGCGACGCCCGCCGGGTCGCCGACATCCTCGGCATCCCGTTCTACGTCTGGGACCTGGCCGAGCGCTTCCAGCAAGACGTGATCGACGACTTCGTGGCCGAGTACAAGATCGGCCGCACCCCCAACCCGTGCGTGCGCTGCAACCAGAAGATCAAGTTCGCCGCGCTGCTCGACAAGGCCGTCGCCCTCGGGTTCGACGCCGTCAGCACCGGGCACTACGCGCAGATGCTCGACGGCCCGCACGGCCCGGAGCTGCATCGCGCCGTCGACATGGGCAAAGACCAGTCGTACGTGCTGGCGGTGCTCCCGCCCGACCGGCTGGCCCGTTCGCTGTTCCCGCTGGGCGACACCCGCAAGGAAGACGTGCGCATCGAGGCCGCCGAGCGCGGTCTGCGGGTCGCGAGCAAGCCCGACAGCCACGACATCTGCTTCATCTCCGACGGTGACACGCAGGGTTTCCTGGCCAAGCGGCTGGGGGAGAAGCCCGGCCCGATCGTCGACTCCGAGGGGCAGCAGCTCGGTGAGCACTCCGGCGCCTACGGTTTCACGGTCGGGCAGCGGCGTGGCCTGGCGATCGGCACGCCGGCCGCCGACGGCAGGCCGCGCTACGTGCTGTCGATCGAGCCGGTCTCGAACACCGTGGTCGTGGGTTCGGCCGAGGAGCTGAAGGTGCGTGCGATCACGGGGGCGGAGGCCACCTGGTGCGCGCCCGTGCCCGAGCCCGGGGCGGCGGTTTCGGTCCAGGTCAGGGCGCACGGACGCGAGGTGCCGGCGCGCGTGGTGTCGCTCGGCTCGAGCACGGGGCCGGGTTCTGGGGCCGGTTCGCTGCAGACCCTCCCGGCCACTGTGCACGTGGAGCTCGACGAGCCGATCAGCGGGGTCGCCACCGGGCAGACCCTGGTGCTGTACCGGGGCACCCAGGTGATCGGCTCGTCCACCATCAGCGCCACCGCCTGA
- a CDS encoding electron transfer flavoprotein subunit beta/FixA family protein: MNIVVCVKYVPDAQADRAFSADDNTTDRENVDGLLSELDEYPVEEALKLAEATDGKVTVLTVGPEDATDAARKALQMGAHEAVHVEDDAIHGSDALATSKILAAALAKLEYDLVLTGMASTDAAMGVVPAMLAERLGLPQITLASELTVADGKATIRRDNDASTEIIEASLPAVVSVTDQINEPRYPSFKGIMAAKKKPLQTWTLEDLGLSADEVGLSAAWTAVSAVTERPARTAGQVVKDEGDGGTKLVEFLAAAKLV, from the coding sequence ATGAACATCGTGGTGTGTGTGAAGTACGTACCGGACGCCCAGGCGGACCGGGCATTCTCGGCCGACGACAACACCACGGACCGTGAAAACGTCGACGGCCTGCTCTCCGAGCTCGACGAGTACCCGGTCGAGGAGGCCCTGAAGCTCGCCGAGGCCACCGACGGCAAGGTCACCGTGCTCACGGTCGGCCCCGAGGACGCGACCGACGCCGCCCGCAAGGCGCTGCAGATGGGCGCCCACGAGGCCGTCCACGTCGAGGACGACGCGATCCACGGCTCCGACGCCCTGGCCACCTCCAAGATCCTGGCCGCCGCGCTCGCCAAGCTCGAGTACGACCTGGTGCTCACCGGCATGGCCTCGACCGACGCCGCGATGGGCGTCGTGCCCGCGATGCTCGCCGAGCGCCTCGGCCTGCCCCAGATCACGCTGGCCAGCGAGCTCACGGTGGCCGACGGCAAGGCCACGATCCGCCGCGACAACGACGCCAGCACCGAGATCATCGAGGCGAGCCTTCCCGCTGTCGTCAGCGTCACCGACCAGATCAACGAGCCGCGCTACCCCTCGTTCAAGGGGATCATGGCCGCCAAGAAGAAGCCGCTGCAGACCTGGACCCTGGAAGACCTGGGCCTGTCCGCCGACGAGGTGGGCCTGTCCGCCGCCTGGACCGCGGTCTCCGCGGTGACCGAGCGCCCCGCCCGCACCGCCGGCCAGGTCGTGAAGGACGAGGGCGACGGCGGCACCAAGCTGGTCGAGTTCCTCGCCGCCGCCAAGCTGGTCTGA
- a CDS encoding enoyl-CoA hydratase/isomerase family protein gives MTELVHLDVEDSIGVIRLSRPTMNALNAEMTEGIRNAAEDAAARPDIAAVVVYGGPDVFAAGADIKEMQPMDYTDAFVRGARLQKAFDAVASIPKPTVAAITGYALGGGCELALACDFRVAADDARLGQPEILLGLIPGAGGTQRLPRLVGPSRAKDLIFSGRFVDAAEALTIGLVDEVVPAAEVFETARRRMRMYVGGAAVALRAAKEAVDRGLETDLATGQEIERGLFSGLFATKDRTLGMQSFIENGPGKAKFEGR, from the coding sequence GTGACCGAGCTCGTGCACCTCGACGTGGAGGACTCGATCGGGGTCATCCGGCTGTCGCGGCCGACGATGAACGCGCTGAACGCGGAGATGACCGAGGGCATCCGGAACGCCGCGGAAGACGCGGCGGCCCGGCCCGACATCGCCGCGGTGGTCGTGTACGGCGGGCCGGACGTGTTCGCGGCCGGGGCCGACATCAAAGAGATGCAGCCGATGGACTACACCGACGCCTTCGTGCGCGGGGCCCGGCTGCAGAAGGCGTTCGACGCGGTGGCGTCGATCCCCAAGCCGACGGTGGCCGCGATCACCGGCTACGCGCTCGGCGGGGGCTGCGAACTGGCGCTGGCGTGCGACTTCCGGGTGGCGGCCGACGACGCGCGGCTGGGCCAGCCGGAGATCCTGCTCGGCCTGATCCCGGGCGCCGGCGGCACGCAGCGCCTGCCCCGGCTGGTGGGCCCGTCGAGGGCGAAGGACCTCATCTTCAGCGGCCGTTTCGTCGATGCGGCCGAGGCCCTGACGATCGGCCTGGTCGACGAGGTGGTGCCGGCCGCCGAGGTCTTCGAGACCGCCCGGCGCCGGATGCGGATGTACGTGGGGGGTGCGGCCGTCGCGCTGCGCGCCGCCAAGGAAGCTGTCGACCGGGGCCTGGAGACCGACCTGGCCACCGGTCAGGAGATCGAACGAGGCTTGTTCTCAGGCCTGTTCGCGACCAAGGACCGCACCCTGGGCATGCAGTCGTTCATCGAGAACGGCCCGGGCAAGGCAAAATTCGAAGGACGTTGA
- a CDS encoding methionine synthase, with translation MPSSSNLPPHDLPTTTPDEVTIGPGAATGVGSWPGTDVLDTMRVTFGELGDPPALPYLPELPARGPGADMVGRAAGLLVDMPVDLQPSGWRLVDHPGRDHHRTRSWLRQDLDVLAEVADGYQGLLKVQVTGPWTLASSLWLPRLERAVVDPGACRDLVASLAEGVSQHLAEVSRLVPGARLVLQLDEPGIQAVLDGSLPTASGFGRLRAIEEPLLVEGLRAVLDAATGAGAVRTVIHCCASKPPVELLVRTGASALSLDVSQLGQQRWEQMAEATENGTALWAGAVPTASGVKPQVVADSIANPWRRLGLAVPGLADVVVTPACGLAGSSPQQARSALGVAREASRILSERAQE, from the coding sequence GTGCCCTCCTCGAGCAACCTGCCTCCGCACGACCTGCCCACCACCACCCCCGACGAGGTGACGATCGGCCCCGGGGCGGCCACCGGCGTCGGGTCGTGGCCGGGCACCGACGTGCTGGACACCATGCGGGTCACGTTCGGCGAGCTGGGCGATCCGCCCGCGTTGCCGTACCTGCCCGAGCTGCCCGCGCGCGGGCCGGGTGCCGACATGGTCGGGCGCGCGGCGGGGCTGCTCGTGGACATGCCGGTGGATCTTCAGCCGTCCGGGTGGCGCCTGGTCGACCACCCGGGCCGCGACCACCACCGCACCCGGTCGTGGCTGCGGCAGGACCTGGACGTGCTCGCGGAGGTCGCCGACGGCTACCAGGGGCTGCTGAAGGTGCAGGTCACCGGCCCGTGGACGCTGGCGTCGAGTCTGTGGCTGCCGCGTCTGGAACGTGCGGTGGTCGATCCCGGAGCCTGCCGGGACCTGGTGGCCTCGCTCGCCGAAGGGGTCTCGCAGCACCTGGCCGAGGTGAGCCGTCTGGTGCCGGGGGCCCGGCTGGTGCTGCAGCTGGACGAGCCCGGGATCCAGGCGGTGCTCGACGGCTCGCTGCCGACGGCGAGCGGGTTCGGGCGGCTGCGGGCGATCGAGGAGCCGCTGCTCGTCGAGGGGCTGCGTGCGGTGCTCGACGCGGCGACCGGGGCCGGGGCGGTGCGCACCGTGATCCACTGCTGCGCCTCGAAACCGCCCGTGGAGCTGCTGGTCCGCACCGGTGCGTCGGCGTTGTCGCTCGACGTGTCGCAGCTCGGGCAGCAGCGCTGGGAGCAGATGGCCGAGGCCACCGAGAACGGCACGGCGCTCTGGGCGGGCGCGGTGCCGACCGCCTCCGGCGTGAAGCCCCAGGTGGTGGCCGACTCGATCGCGAATCCCTGGCGGCGGCTGGGTCTCGCGGTCCCGGGGCTTGCGGACGTGGTGGTCACCCCGGCCTGCGGGCTCGCCGGATCGTCGCCCCAGCAGGCCCGTTCGGCGCTCGGGGTGGCCCGGGAGGCCTCCCGGATCCTGAGCGAGCGGGCTCAGGAGTAG
- a CDS encoding VOC family protein: MAVRTEKWRAGTPCWAELAADDVEVAKAFYGPLLGWSFERSVSEHRLVVATVEGAEAAGITEVHEDTPTGWLVHFATDNLQATADSVVAHDGQVLLPPQAAGTRGRRAVACDPTGAPFGLWQAGDAVGGEHTRAPGSFVWDDLRTPNPSVAREFYSQVFGFANAPLPAEMGGGDDYQTYSFPDQSWPLGGMGPMMGDLESAPYWLVYFQVRSIVAALEFAESTGAHIDQRDFETQFGRMAALRDPFGNRFWLMEPSAN; encoded by the coding sequence ATGGCAGTCCGAACCGAGAAGTGGCGCGCGGGCACCCCCTGCTGGGCCGAGCTCGCGGCCGACGACGTCGAGGTGGCCAAGGCGTTCTACGGCCCGTTGCTGGGCTGGTCGTTCGAGCGGTCGGTGTCCGAGCACCGGCTCGTCGTGGCCACGGTCGAGGGCGCCGAGGCGGCGGGCATCACCGAGGTCCACGAAGACACGCCGACCGGCTGGCTGGTGCACTTCGCCACCGACAACCTGCAGGCCACCGCCGATTCCGTGGTGGCGCACGACGGGCAGGTCCTGCTGCCGCCGCAGGCGGCCGGCACCCGGGGCCGCCGGGCCGTGGCCTGCGACCCGACCGGTGCGCCGTTCGGGCTCTGGCAGGCGGGCGACGCCGTGGGCGGCGAGCACACCCGCGCGCCCGGGTCGTTCGTGTGGGACGACCTTCGCACGCCGAACCCGTCCGTGGCCCGCGAGTTCTATTCGCAGGTCTTCGGTTTCGCGAACGCCCCGCTGCCCGCCGAGATGGGTGGGGGCGACGACTACCAGACCTACTCCTTCCCCGACCAGTCCTGGCCGCTGGGCGGAATGGGCCCGATGATGGGCGACCTCGAGTCCGCGCCCTACTGGCTCGTGTACTTCCAGGTGCGCAGCATCGTCGCCGCCCTGGAGTTCGCCGAGAGCACCGGCGCCCACATCGACCAGCGCGACTTCGAGACCCAGTTCGGCCGGATGGCCGCGCTGCGCGACCCGTTCGGCAACCGGTTCTGGCTGATGGAGCCGTCCGCCAACTGA
- a CDS encoding sensor histidine kinase: protein MRYLPGGLDRLRTSRDVLLVLVLTALALTTGDTFAAVLGDQARRDRPDDLLWLLLVLAQCLPLLVRRTHPAPALGVIGVAFGLYQVLGYEGSAAGLALYIALYSVGAHLDRRRWETALAAAIGYLVLAVAMDRTPYRQPLVIDYVTFVPVLVLFWLIGEGVRARARSEAARRAAQEREAVASERARIARELHDVVTHHVTAMVVQAEALPFLLPGNPDKVTDGLGTISATGRSAMTDLRELLDVLHDPGESAPDPDRVPAREPLETLVERARSAGQDVTLTERGTPHPLPTGLGLALQRVVQESLTNALKHAPGRATTVTLVHGDDDLSVEVVTAGTGSPAPTPRRAWARSGRGINGMRDRVAAFGGELTAGAESGGFAVRARLPRKAESRVGGRPGGAAEG, encoded by the coding sequence ATGCGGTATCTCCCCGGCGGCCTCGACCGGTTGCGCACGTCCCGTGACGTGCTGCTCGTGCTGGTGCTCACCGCGCTCGCCCTGACCACGGGCGACACCTTCGCGGCCGTGCTCGGCGACCAGGCGCGCCGGGACCGGCCGGACGACCTGCTGTGGCTGCTTCTGGTTCTGGCGCAGTGCCTTCCGCTGCTGGTGCGGCGCACGCACCCGGCACCGGCCCTGGGCGTGATCGGGGTGGCCTTCGGGCTGTACCAGGTGCTGGGCTACGAGGGCAGCGCGGCCGGGCTGGCGCTGTACATCGCGCTCTACAGTGTGGGCGCGCACCTGGACCGGCGGCGCTGGGAGACCGCTCTGGCCGCCGCGATCGGCTACCTGGTGCTGGCCGTGGCGATGGACCGGACCCCGTACCGGCAGCCGCTGGTCATCGATTACGTCACGTTCGTGCCCGTGCTGGTGCTGTTCTGGCTGATCGGCGAGGGCGTGCGGGCGCGCGCCCGGTCGGAGGCGGCCCGGCGAGCGGCCCAGGAGCGGGAGGCGGTGGCGTCCGAACGGGCCCGCATCGCCCGCGAACTGCACGACGTGGTGACGCATCACGTCACGGCGATGGTGGTGCAGGCCGAGGCCCTTCCGTTCCTGCTGCCGGGCAACCCGGACAAGGTCACGGACGGGCTCGGGACCATCAGCGCCACGGGGCGTTCCGCGATGACCGACCTGCGCGAGCTGCTCGACGTGCTGCACGACCCGGGCGAGAGTGCACCGGACCCCGACCGCGTCCCGGCTCGCGAGCCACTGGAAACCCTGGTGGAGCGCGCCCGTTCGGCAGGGCAGGACGTCACCCTCACCGAGCGGGGCACGCCGCACCCGCTGCCCACGGGCCTCGGCCTGGCACTGCAGCGGGTGGTGCAGGAGTCGCTGACGAACGCCCTGAAGCACGCCCCCGGTCGTGCCACGACGGTGACGCTGGTGCACGGTGACGACGACCTTTCGGTGGAGGTGGTGACGGCCGGAACCGGTTCTCCCGCCCCCACGCCCCGCCGGGCCTGGGCCCGTTCGGGACGCGGGATCAACGGAATGCGCGACCGGGTAGCCGCTTTCGGTGGCGAGCTGACCGCAGGGGCGGAGAGCGGCGGTTTCGCCGTGCGGGCCCGGTTGCCGCGAAAGGCCGAGTCCCGGGTCGGGGGCCGGCCGGGCGGGGCCGCGGAGGGCTGA
- a CDS encoding cysteine desulfurase family protein → MTAYLDHAATTPMLPEAVAAMAEEMTFAGNASSLHSSGRRARRVVEEAREQLGVALGASPSEVVFTAGGTEADNLAVKGLFWARRAADERRRVVVASPIEHHAVLDPVEWLVTHEGAEVVWAPVDHAGRVDLDGLEQLLDARHESVALVTVMWANNEVGTIQPVERIAELAHRHGIPVHTDAIQAVGHLALDFAASGADCLSVSGHKLGGPVSTGALLARRGLDLVPGLHGGGQERGIRSGTLDVAALRAFAVATTLAVEAQPAESVRVAQLRDDLIRAVWKAVPDAVLNGAVPPEVDGLGPALAAADGTARLPGNAHFTFPGCEGDSLLYLLDARGVECSTGSACQAGVPQPSHVLLAMGVAEATARGALRFSLGHTSTAGDVAALAEAIGPVVERARGAGLSF, encoded by the coding sequence GTGACTGCTTACCTCGACCACGCGGCGACCACGCCGATGCTGCCCGAAGCGGTGGCGGCGATGGCCGAGGAGATGACGTTCGCGGGCAACGCCTCCTCGCTCCACTCCTCCGGCCGCCGCGCCCGCCGCGTCGTCGAGGAGGCCCGGGAGCAGCTGGGCGTGGCCCTCGGGGCCAGCCCCAGCGAGGTGGTCTTCACCGCGGGCGGCACCGAGGCCGACAATCTGGCCGTCAAGGGCCTGTTCTGGGCCCGTCGCGCCGCCGACGAGCGGCGCCGGGTGGTCGTGGCCTCTCCCATCGAGCACCACGCGGTGCTCGATCCGGTCGAGTGGCTGGTCACCCACGAGGGCGCCGAGGTGGTCTGGGCCCCGGTCGATCACGCGGGTCGCGTCGATCTCGACGGCCTCGAACAGCTTCTGGACGCGCGGCACGAGTCGGTCGCGCTGGTCACCGTGATGTGGGCGAACAACGAGGTCGGCACGATCCAGCCGGTCGAGCGGATCGCGGAACTGGCCCACCGGCACGGCATTCCGGTGCACACCGACGCGATCCAGGCGGTCGGGCACCTCGCGCTCGACTTCGCCGCGAGCGGGGCCGACTGCCTCAGCGTCAGCGGCCACAAGCTCGGCGGCCCGGTCTCGACCGGCGCCCTGCTGGCCCGGCGCGGCCTCGACCTGGTGCCCGGTCTGCACGGCGGCGGGCAGGAACGCGGCATCCGCTCGGGCACGCTCGACGTGGCGGCCCTGCGGGCGTTCGCGGTCGCGACCACGCTGGCCGTCGAGGCGCAGCCGGCCGAGAGTGTGCGCGTCGCCCAGCTGCGCGACGACCTGATCCGCGCCGTCTGGAAGGCCGTGCCCGACGCGGTGCTGAACGGTGCCGTGCCGCCCGAGGTAGACGGTCTCGGGCCCGCACTGGCGGCGGCCGACGGCACCGCACGGCTCCCGGGCAACGCGCACTTCACCTTCCCCGGCTGCGAGGGTGACTCCCTGCTCTACCTGCTCGACGCCCGCGGCGTGGAGTGCTCGACCGGTTCGGCCTGCCAGGCGGGAGTACCTCAGCCCAGTCACGTGTTGCTCGCCATGGGCGTCGCCGAGGCGACCGCCCGCGGGGCTCTGCGCTTCAGCCTCGGCCACACCTCGACCGCCGGTGACGTCGCCGCGCTGGCCGAGGCGATCGGCCCGGTGGTCGAGCGGGCCCGGGGTGCCGGGCTGAGCTTCTGA
- the ligA gene encoding NAD-dependent DNA ligase LigA — translation MAEAEGRTAGELPEGAVTAEQGAIPEQARHRWAGLADQIREHRFAYYVRDAPTVSDGEFDALMQELQGLEEQYPGLRTPDSPTQQVGGGFSTDFEPVDHLERMLSLDNAFNHDELREWAARVERDAGAVRYLCELKIDGLAVNLLYEQGRLVRGATRGDGRTGEDVTLNVRTVGGIPHTLTEVEGVPFPQRVEVRGEVFFPIAAFAELNARLVEQGKPPFANPRNAAAGSLRMKDPRLTATRPLHMLVHGLGARTGFDITSQSQGYDLLKAWGLPTSETYRVVGSIDEVVRFIDHVGEHRHDQIHEIDGVVVKVDDVAQQRRLGATSAAPRWAIAYKYPPEEVNTELLDIRVNVGRTGRVTPYGVMQPVLVAGSTVAMATLHNAFEVRRKGVLIGDTVVLRKAGDVIPEIVGPVTDARDGTEREFEMPTHCPECGTELRYEKEGEKDIRCPNARTCPAQLRERLFHVAGRGAFDIEALGWEGAIGLLQAGAVRDEGDLFDLTPEVVRTVPQYTRKDGELSANGTKLLENLQKARNQPLWRVLVALSIRHVGPTAARALAQAMGSMERIRSAPAEELAAVDGCGPVIAVAVREWFEVDWHVEVVRRWAEAGVRMADEVDESVPRTLEGLTVVVTGSLEGFSRDEAKEAILSRGGKASGSVSKKTSFVVAGESAGSKYDKAVQLGVPVLDEAGFRLLLDEGPGAVMPAEAVSDEGAAAGETAEAE, via the coding sequence GTGGCTGAGGCAGAGGGCAGGACGGCGGGCGAACTCCCCGAGGGCGCGGTGACGGCTGAGCAGGGGGCGATCCCTGAGCAGGCGCGGCACCGCTGGGCGGGTCTGGCCGACCAGATCCGGGAGCACCGGTTCGCCTACTACGTGCGGGATGCCCCCACGGTGTCCGACGGCGAGTTCGACGCCCTGATGCAAGAGCTCCAGGGCCTCGAGGAGCAGTACCCGGGGCTGCGCACGCCCGACTCGCCCACGCAGCAGGTCGGCGGGGGTTTCTCCACCGACTTCGAGCCGGTCGACCACCTCGAGCGCATGCTCAGTCTCGACAACGCCTTCAATCACGACGAGCTGCGTGAGTGGGCCGCCCGGGTCGAGCGCGACGCCGGGGCGGTGAGGTACCTGTGCGAGCTGAAGATCGACGGGCTGGCCGTCAATCTGCTCTACGAGCAGGGCCGGCTGGTGCGCGGCGCCACCCGGGGCGACGGGCGCACCGGTGAAGACGTCACGCTGAACGTGCGCACGGTCGGTGGCATCCCGCACACGCTCACCGAGGTCGAGGGGGTGCCGTTCCCGCAGCGCGTCGAGGTGCGGGGCGAGGTGTTCTTCCCGATCGCGGCGTTCGCCGAGCTGAACGCCCGGCTGGTCGAGCAGGGCAAGCCGCCGTTCGCGAATCCGCGCAACGCCGCGGCCGGTTCGCTGCGCATGAAAGACCCGCGCCTCACCGCGACCCGCCCGCTGCACATGCTGGTGCACGGCCTGGGCGCGCGCACCGGGTTCGACATCACCTCGCAGTCGCAGGGGTACGACCTGCTGAAGGCGTGGGGGCTGCCGACGTCCGAGACCTACCGCGTGGTCGGCAGTATCGACGAGGTGGTGCGGTTCATCGATCACGTCGGTGAGCACCGGCACGACCAGATCCACGAGATCGACGGCGTGGTGGTCAAGGTCGACGACGTGGCCCAGCAGCGCCGGCTCGGGGCCACCAGTGCGGCGCCGCGCTGGGCCATCGCCTACAAGTACCCGCCCGAGGAGGTCAACACCGAGCTCCTCGACATCCGGGTCAACGTCGGGCGCACCGGCCGGGTCACGCCCTACGGGGTGATGCAGCCGGTGCTGGTGGCCGGTTCGACGGTCGCGATGGCCACGCTGCACAACGCTTTCGAGGTCCGGCGCAAGGGCGTGCTCATCGGCGACACGGTGGTGCTGCGCAAGGCGGGCGACGTGATCCCGGAGATCGTCGGGCCGGTCACCGACGCCCGTGACGGCACCGAGCGTGAGTTCGAGATGCCCACCCACTGCCCGGAGTGCGGCACCGAGCTGCGCTACGAGAAGGAGGGCGAGAAAGACATCCGCTGTCCCAACGCCCGCACCTGCCCGGCCCAGTTGCGGGAGCGGCTCTTCCACGTGGCCGGGCGCGGGGCGTTCGACATCGAGGCGCTGGGCTGGGAGGGCGCGATCGGGCTGCTGCAGGCCGGGGCGGTGCGTGACGAGGGCGACCTCTTCGACCTGACGCCCGAGGTCGTGCGCACGGTGCCGCAGTACACCCGTAAAGACGGCGAGCTCTCGGCCAACGGCACCAAGCTGCTCGAGAACCTGCAGAAGGCCAGGAACCAGCCGTTGTGGCGGGTTCTCGTGGCCCTGTCGATCCGGCACGTGGGGCCGACGGCGGCCCGGGCGCTGGCGCAGGCGATGGGCTCGATGGAGCGGATCCGCTCGGCGCCGGCCGAGGAACTGGCGGCGGTCGACGGGTGTGGCCCGGTGATCGCGGTGGCGGTGCGGGAGTGGTTCGAGGTCGACTGGCACGTCGAGGTGGTGCGGCGCTGGGCCGAGGCCGGGGTGCGGATGGCCGACGAGGTCGACGAGTCGGTGCCGCGCACGCTGGAGGGGCTGACGGTGGTGGTGACCGGGTCGCTCGAGGGCTTCAGCCGCGACGAGGCCAAGGAGGCCATTCTCAGCCGGGGTGGCAAGGCGTCGGGCAGTGTCTCGAAGAAGACGAGTTTCGTGGTGGCGGGTGAGAGCGCGGGCAGTAAATACGACAAGGCCGTGCAGCTGGGGGTTCCGGTGCTCGACGAGGCAGGGTTCCGGCTCCTGCTCGACGAGGGGCCGGGCGCGGTGATGCCGGCGGAGGCGGTGTCCGACGAGGGCGCCGCGGCCGGGGAAACCGCAGAGGCGGAGTAA